The following proteins are co-located in the Halarcobacter sp. genome:
- a CDS encoding nitrous oxide reductase accessory protein NosL encodes MKKTLLILLYLSLSIYANPLSVKATNDVDYFQSGDERFWCPISGFNLKENYKTSFVSTLNNGRKRQYASITFLVKDNEEYGIDLNNVQVIDWSSEKYIDAAKAYYVVGSKVKPLLANESKIAFKKEKDAKDFIKKYNGKIISFEDAIKLSQKTLKADYKKQKTINMKKIYPKGKKIFEKRCSQDIDPTDYLEINELKADIINNNLCKKLKESQLQTVAMYIWDVKRFGDLDSIKNRVVVEEDEKCPVCGMFVAKYPRWAAQIIYSHGNHEHKFSFDGVKDLMKFYFDPKRWISSNNHMVNNDNIKQILVTDYYSQEAIDGAKAYYVIGSDVYGPMGHELIPFERLEDAETFKADHSGKLIIEFDKLKEEEIYKLDE; translated from the coding sequence ATGAAAAAAACACTCTTAATCTTACTATATTTATCTTTATCTATATATGCTAATCCACTTTCAGTTAAAGCAACAAATGATGTAGATTATTTTCAAAGTGGAGATGAAAGATTTTGGTGCCCTATTTCAGGTTTTAATTTAAAAGAAAACTATAAAACCTCATTTGTCTCAACTTTAAATAATGGAAGAAAAAGACAATATGCTTCAATAACTTTTCTTGTAAAAGATAATGAAGAGTATGGAATTGATTTAAACAATGTACAAGTTATAGATTGGAGTTCTGAAAAATATATTGATGCAGCAAAAGCTTATTATGTAGTAGGAAGTAAAGTTAAACCTTTGTTAGCCAATGAGAGTAAGATTGCTTTTAAAAAAGAAAAAGATGCTAAAGATTTTATAAAAAAATATAATGGAAAAATTATTAGTTTTGAAGATGCAATAAAATTAAGTCAAAAAACTTTAAAAGCTGATTATAAAAAACAAAAAACAATAAATATGAAAAAAATATATCCTAAGGGTAAAAAAATATTTGAAAAAAGATGTTCACAAGATATAGACCCTACTGATTATTTGGAGATAAATGAATTAAAAGCTGATATTATAAATAATAATCTATGCAAAAAATTAAAAGAGTCTCAACTACAAACTGTAGCTATGTATATATGGGATGTAAAAAGATTTGGAGATTTAGATTCTATAAAAAATAGAGTTGTAGTAGAAGAAGATGAGAAATGTCCAGTATGTGGGATGTTTGTAGCTAAATATCCAAGATGGGCAGCACAAATTATCTATTCACATGGAAATCATGAACACAAATTCTCTTTTGATGGGGTAAAAGATTTAATGAAATTTTATTTTGATCCTAAAAGATGGATTAGTTCAAACAATCATATGGTAAATAATGATAATATTAAACAAATACTTGTTACAGATTATTATTCACAAGAAGCAATAGATGGTGCAAAAGCTTATTATGTGATAGGTTCAGATGTTTATGGTCCCATGGGGCATGAGTTAATACCTTTTGAAAGACTTGAAGATGCTGAAACTTTTAAAGCTGACCATAGTGGAAAATTGATAATTGAATTTGATAAATTAAAAGAAGAGGAAATATATAAATTAGATGAATAA
- a CDS encoding FtsX-like permease family protein has product MKNKINIYLIEYAINSILRQKFKNLFILFVFTFLTALLCSVFFISNSIKYELNTTLKSLPQITVQKVKAGRHYDINVDAIDEILNIAGVSDAVARVWGYYYFENAGVNFSVIGIDEFENQYKNSLNKLVKDVDFSELEENSSMIIGKGVEKILHENYYKEYFNFIKPDGKFKKVNIAGVFQDNLELESNDTIVLPKELALEIFGMDQNKATDIVVKVANPEEIFTIASKIKLLFPDTRVITNKELEISYQNIFDYKGGLFLALFIISIFTFFIIIYDKASGLTSEEKKEIGVLKAIGWKVEDVLKEKFYESFIISFTAYILGIFFAFGFVYILNAPLLKEIFTGYSQLKTSFELPFVLDFNTLFLVFFLSVPIYIAATIVPSWRSATIETDKVIR; this is encoded by the coding sequence ATGAAAAATAAAATTAATATCTATCTTATTGAATATGCCATTAACTCTATTCTTAGACAAAAGTTTAAAAACCTCTTTATACTTTTTGTTTTTACATTTTTAACTGCTTTATTATGTTCAGTTTTTTTTATCTCAAATTCAATTAAATATGAACTAAATACAACATTGAAGTCACTTCCCCAAATAACTGTACAAAAGGTAAAAGCAGGGAGACATTATGATATAAATGTTGATGCCATAGATGAGATTTTAAATATTGCAGGGGTTTCAGATGCTGTTGCTAGAGTTTGGGGATATTATTATTTTGAAAATGCAGGTGTTAATTTTTCTGTAATAGGAATAGACGAATTTGAAAATCAATACAAAAACTCACTAAACAAACTTGTTAAAGATGTAGATTTTTCAGAACTTGAAGAAAATTCATCTATGATTATAGGTAAAGGTGTAGAAAAAATACTACATGAAAACTATTATAAAGAGTATTTTAATTTTATAAAACCTGATGGAAAATTTAAAAAAGTAAATATTGCAGGTGTTTTCCAAGATAATTTAGAATTAGAATCAAATGATACAATTGTTTTACCAAAAGAGTTAGCTTTAGAAATATTTGGAATGGATCAAAATAAAGCTACTGATATAGTAGTAAAAGTTGCCAACCCTGAAGAGATATTTACAATTGCATCCAAAATAAAACTGCTTTTTCCAGATACAAGAGTGATTACAAATAAAGAGTTGGAGATAAGTTATCAAAATATTTTTGACTATAAAGGTGGATTATTTTTAGCTCTTTTTATCATTTCGATTTTTACTTTTTTTATAATCATTTATGACAAAGCTAGTGGATTAACATCTGAAGAGAAAAAAGAGATTGGTGTCTTAAAAGCAATTGGATGGAAAGTAGAAGATGTATTAAAAGAAAAATTCTATGAAAGTTTTATTATCTCATTCACGGCATATATCTTAGGTATATTTTTCGCTTTTGGATTTGTATATATATTAAATGCCCCTTTATTAAAAGAGATTTTTACAGGTTATTCACAATTAAAAACCTCTTTTGAACTACCTTTTGTATTAGACTTTAATACCCTATTTTTAGTGTTTTTTCTAAGTGTCCCAATATATATTGCAGCAACAATTGTTCCTTCATGGAGAAGTGCAACTATTGAAACAGATAAAGTGATAAGATAA
- a CDS encoding ABC transporter ATP-binding protein → MIELKNITKNYEINKNNIVRAVNNINLLIKQGELIVLKGASGSGKSTILSLIASLSKPTTGEVIVDDKRVSKLPDNFASMYRREDIGFIFQKYNLIPTLSVKENILLPLIPQNPSEKEASKLLNNVMKKFKIEHKSDAIVKNLSGGEQQRVAIARSQINNPKIVIADEPTANLDKELSEHFISILKELKSDDKTIIVATHDPLFFKLDFVDRVIELSNGEIVK, encoded by the coding sequence ATGATAGAATTAAAAAATATAACAAAAAACTATGAAATAAACAAAAATAATATAGTTCGTGCAGTAAATAATATAAATCTCTTAATAAAACAAGGAGAGTTAATAGTTTTAAAAGGTGCAAGTGGAAGTGGGAAAAGTACAATTCTTTCACTTATTGCTTCATTATCAAAACCAACTACAGGTGAAGTAATAGTTGATGATAAAAGAGTTTCAAAACTACCTGATAATTTTGCTTCAATGTATAGAAGAGAAGATATTGGTTTTATTTTTCAAAAATATAATTTAATCCCAACCTTAAGCGTAAAAGAGAATATTTTACTTCCTCTAATCCCACAAAATCCTAGTGAAAAAGAGGCATCAAAACTTTTGAATAATGTTATGAAAAAATTTAAAATTGAACATAAAAGTGATGCAATTGTAAAAAATCTATCTGGTGGGGAACAACAAAGAGTTGCTATTGCAAGAAGTCAAATAAATAATCCAAAAATAGTAATAGCTGATGAGCCAACAGCAAACTTAGATAAGGAGTTATCTGAACACTTTATCTCTATTTTAAAAGAATTAAAAAGTGATGACAAGACCATAATCGTAGCTACTCACGACCCACTTTTTTTTAAATTGGATTTTGTTGATAGAGTTATAGAACTTTCAAATGGAGAGATTGTAAAGTGA
- a CDS encoding peptidase M42 — MKFRKLSVKKSSELIENIDGFTDFLDTLKQLIRVPSVIGYEHSFFLYLKRELDELGIDTYYYDGLLVAQGNQPNNGILSAHIDRHGLVCTGPSEFQFAAFQTKNRIDLKGNSVSEQTYQQISSRFLNQPVQAYEPWSGSYLGIGKISKVYMNEKINNLMFKIDNLEHLLPGTPIAFVDKLEISDELISAQLDNVLSAAIIIYLYQHGFQGTAFFTAQEEAGRSWRFVLDWFRKNDITTSELLVLDTSPYNSREEASLQEIVLRNRDANARFRSPLLKILKNFCHKNNINFSCKDSYIQEKNKILYENQKPLLSLGSTELGRIIKESKGKIQGTTLQIPTTGYHTVEETASIKSVKSMLYMLKSLYIEERSDEKN, encoded by the coding sequence ATGAAATTTAGAAAATTGTCTGTTAAAAAATCTTCTGAATTAATTGAAAATATTGATGGATTTACAGACTTTTTAGACACACTAAAACAACTTATAAGAGTTCCATCCGTAATAGGATATGAACACTCCTTTTTTCTATATTTAAAAAGAGAATTAGATGAATTAGGTATTGATACATATTATTATGATGGACTTTTAGTTGCACAAGGTAATCAACCAAACAATGGCATACTAAGTGCCCATATAGATAGACATGGTTTAGTTTGTACAGGTCCTAGTGAGTTTCAATTTGCAGCATTTCAAACAAAAAATAGAATTGACTTAAAAGGTAACTCTGTCTCAGAACAAACATACCAACAAATCTCATCAAGATTTCTAAATCAACCTGTGCAAGCTTATGAACCTTGGTCAGGAAGTTACTTAGGAATTGGTAAGATTAGTAAAGTTTATATGAATGAGAAAATCAATAACTTAATGTTTAAAATTGATAATCTTGAACACCTTTTACCAGGTACACCAATAGCATTTGTTGACAAATTAGAGATTAGTGATGAACTTATTTCAGCACAACTAGATAACGTTTTATCAGCAGCAATTATTATATATCTTTATCAACATGGATTTCAAGGTACAGCATTCTTTACTGCACAAGAAGAAGCAGGAAGAAGTTGGAGATTCGTATTAGATTGGTTTAGAAAAAATGATATTACAACATCTGAATTATTAGTATTAGATACAAGTCCATATAATAGTAGAGAAGAGGCTTCTTTACAAGAGATTGTATTAAGAAATAGAGATGCAAATGCGAGATTTAGGTCACCATTATTAAAGATTTTAAAGAATTTTTGTCATAAAAATAATATTAATTTCTCTTGTAAAGATTCTTATATCCAAGAAAAGAATAAAATATTATATGAAAATCAAAAGCCTTTATTATCATTAGGTAGTACAGAGCTTGGAAGAATTATAAAAGAATCAAAAGGTAAGATTCAAGGTACAACATTGCAAATACCAACTACAGGTTATCATACTGTAGAGGAAACAGCCTCTATTAAATCTGTTAAATCAATGTTGTATATGTTAAAAAGTTTATATATAGAAGAAAGAAGTGATGAAAAAAATTAA
- a CDS encoding ester cyclase, whose translation MKKINNKDLVKKYYEELWNKQNKELIDVLFDDNITFRGSLNIETKGKKEFENYMTNILNGIPNLYHGIETIIEENGIVAVRAVYNGTHRGKLFDFEATNKRIKYNGASFFRFNEDKITDVWVLGDLATLKDQLRPKI comes from the coding sequence ATGAAAAAAATTAATAATAAAGATTTAGTTAAAAAATATTATGAAGAGTTATGGAATAAACAAAACAAAGAGTTAATTGATGTACTTTTTGATGATAATATTACATTTAGAGGTTCACTAAATATTGAAACAAAAGGGAAAAAAGAGTTTGAAAATTATATGACTAATATTTTAAATGGTATTCCAAATCTATACCATGGTATTGAAACAATTATTGAGGAAAATGGAATAGTAGCAGTAAGAGCAGTATATAATGGTACCCATAGAGGTAAACTATTTGACTTTGAAGCAACAAATAAAAGAATAAAATACAATGGTGCTTCATTTTTTAGATTTAATGAAGATAAAATCACTGACGTGTGGGTGTTAGGGGATTTAGCTACTTTAAAAGACCAATTAAGACCAAAAATCTAA
- the purL gene encoding phosphoribosylformylglycinamidine synthase subunit PurL, which produces MQKEEMNLEEIALAHSLTLEELENIKEILGRDPNYVEIGIFSAMWSEHCSYKSSKKYLNGFPTKAEWVIQGPGENAGVIDIGDGYAAVFKMESHNHPSFIEPYQGAATGVGGIMRDVFTMGARPVASMNLIQFAGIEGDSETAQKHRFLLRGVVAGIGGYGNCMGVPTIGGQTNFEECYAGNNLVNAFNLGIAKADEIFLGIAEGVGNPVMYVGSKTGRDGLGGAVMSSASFDEDSESKRPTVQVGDPFTEKLLLEACLELFKEDLIIGIQDMGAAGLTSSSFEMAGRSDSGMIMHLDKIPAREEGMTPYDFMLSESQERMLICAKKGSEQKIIDIFEKWELDVAVVGEVTDTGNMELFWHGDKVADIPVQPVSEEAPILDRPVAKPAYLEDIETVDMSKEVSNQEAFDALFSDMEVVDKSWVYDQYDSMVQTNTVKGPGKLDGSVIRIKETGKALAMSADCNTRQCYINPELGAAAAVMEAGRNVAMTGAVPKAITDCLNFGNPQNPEVMWQFAQACEGIKSACKELNTPVIGGNVSLYNETNGVGVFPTPAIAMVGVNDDANKVLPSSFQEEGNYVYILGDTKSEFGGSLYLKKLYGKVAGVHPEVNFEKELNLWNSVIEANKQGLLKAAKDVNVGGLAIALAKMAVVGNKGVEATISLDSEKDIFSETLSRALVEVTPENCEAFERLCDNRKIAFTKLGLIGGGKISVNEVYVELDKAKDIYFNKFKQVIEQDL; this is translated from the coding sequence ATGCAAAAAGAAGAGATGAATCTTGAAGAGATAGCATTAGCTCACTCTTTAACACTTGAAGAATTAGAGAATATCAAAGAAATTTTAGGAAGAGATCCAAATTATGTAGAGATTGGGATTTTTTCAGCAATGTGGTCTGAACATTGTTCTTACAAATCAAGTAAAAAGTATTTAAACGGTTTCCCAACAAAAGCAGAATGGGTAATTCAAGGTCCAGGTGAAAATGCAGGAGTTATCGACATTGGCGATGGTTATGCAGCTGTATTTAAAATGGAATCACACAATCACCCATCTTTTATTGAACCTTATCAAGGTGCAGCAACAGGTGTTGGTGGAATTATGAGAGATGTATTTACAATGGGTGCAAGACCTGTTGCATCAATGAACTTGATTCAATTTGCAGGAATTGAAGGTGATAGTGAAACTGCCCAAAAACATAGATTTCTTTTAAGAGGTGTTGTTGCTGGTATCGGTGGTTATGGAAACTGCATGGGTGTTCCAACTATTGGTGGACAAACTAACTTTGAAGAGTGTTATGCAGGAAACAATCTTGTAAATGCATTTAACTTAGGGATTGCAAAAGCTGATGAGATTTTCTTAGGAATTGCTGAAGGTGTTGGAAATCCAGTTATGTATGTTGGTTCAAAAACAGGTAGAGATGGACTTGGTGGTGCTGTTATGAGTTCTGCTTCTTTTGATGAGGATTCAGAATCAAAAAGACCAACTGTACAAGTTGGGGATCCATTTACTGAAAAACTACTTTTAGAAGCTTGTTTAGAACTATTTAAAGAAGATTTAATCATTGGTATTCAAGATATGGGTGCTGCTGGACTTACTTCATCATCTTTTGAGATGGCAGGAAGAAGTGATTCGGGTATGATTATGCACTTAGATAAAATCCCAGCAAGAGAAGAGGGGATGACTCCATATGACTTTATGCTTTCAGAATCTCAAGAAAGAATGCTTATTTGTGCTAAAAAAGGTAGCGAACAAAAGATTATTGATATCTTTGAAAAATGGGAATTAGATGTAGCAGTTGTAGGTGAAGTAACTGATACTGGAAATATGGAACTTTTCTGGCATGGGGATAAAGTAGCTGATATTCCAGTTCAACCAGTTTCTGAAGAAGCACCTATTTTAGATAGACCAGTTGCAAAACCAGCTTATTTAGAAGATATTGAAACTGTTGATATGAGTAAAGAGGTTTCAAATCAAGAAGCATTTGATGCACTTTTTTCTGATATGGAAGTTGTTGATAAATCTTGGGTTTATGACCAATATGATTCAATGGTACAAACAAATACAGTTAAAGGACCAGGGAAGCTTGATGGTTCAGTAATTAGAATCAAAGAGACTGGAAAAGCTTTAGCTATGAGTGCTGATTGTAATACTAGACAATGTTATATTAATCCTGAACTTGGAGCTGCTGCAGCAGTTATGGAAGCAGGAAGAAATGTTGCTATGACAGGAGCAGTTCCTAAAGCAATTACTGATTGTCTTAACTTTGGTAATCCTCAAAATCCAGAAGTTATGTGGCAATTTGCCCAAGCTTGCGAAGGTATTAAATCTGCTTGTAAAGAGTTAAATACACCTGTAATTGGTGGAAATGTATCTTTATATAATGAAACAAATGGTGTTGGTGTTTTCCCAACTCCTGCTATTGCTATGGTTGGTGTTAATGATGATGCTAACAAAGTCTTACCTTCATCTTTCCAAGAAGAGGGAAATTATGTTTATATTTTAGGTGATACTAAATCTGAATTTGGTGGGTCTTTATATCTTAAAAAACTATATGGAAAAGTAGCAGGAGTTCACCCTGAAGTTAATTTTGAAAAAGAATTAAACCTTTGGAATAGCGTAATTGAGGCAAATAAACAAGGTTTATTAAAAGCTGCTAAAGATGTTAATGTTGGTGGATTAGCTATAGCATTAGCAAAAATGGCAGTAGTTGGGAATAAAGGCGTTGAAGCTACTATCTCTTTAGATTCTGAAAAAGATATTTTTTCAGAAACATTAAGTAGAGCATTAGTTGAAGTAACTCCTGAAAATTGTGAAGCATTTGAAAGACTTTGTGATAATAGAAAAATAGCCTTTACAAAACTTGGGTTAATTGGTGGAGGAAAAATCTCTGTTAATGAAGTATATGTTGAGTTAGATAAAGCAAAAGATATCTATTTTAACAAATTTAAACAAGTTATTGAACAAGATTTATAA
- a CDS encoding L,D-transpeptidase family protein — protein MKKTLLFLILIINVLAADLVDVYRSEGLEAVKEELEKELMKKEYWQKYLADKRVDYGYYESKKYLILTQKRRKEITLFEVNKNSYNILFKDSVIVGEKDGDKQDEGDLRTPIGVYDLTNKLTKLDDFYGPLALVTSYPNTFDKIRNKKGSGIWIHGMPLNEERESFTKGCIALDNPKLEELDKSIDYDKSILLISETVPRKASRNEISVILSSIYKWRDAWKKSDLEEYLRFYSDSFKRHDGMDLERFRNYKERIFSKKEKKTILFSNINIVPYPNALNKNMFKVIMDEDYKTKYYTFVGKKELYIEVKDNQIKILAEG, from the coding sequence GTGAAAAAAACATTACTGTTTCTAATATTAATTATAAATGTGCTAGCAGCTGATTTAGTAGATGTGTATAGAAGTGAAGGCTTAGAAGCCGTTAAAGAAGAGCTTGAAAAAGAGCTAATGAAAAAAGAGTATTGGCAAAAGTATTTAGCAGATAAAAGAGTCGACTATGGTTATTATGAGTCAAAGAAATATTTAATATTAACTCAAAAAAGAAGAAAAGAGATTACACTTTTTGAGGTAAATAAAAATAGTTATAATATACTTTTTAAAGATAGTGTTATAGTTGGTGAAAAAGACGGAGATAAACAGGATGAAGGGGATTTGAGAACTCCAATTGGTGTTTATGATTTAACAAATAAGCTAACAAAGCTTGATGATTTTTATGGTCCATTAGCATTAGTTACTTCTTATCCAAATACCTTTGATAAGATACGAAATAAAAAGGGTTCAGGTATTTGGATTCATGGTATGCCTTTAAATGAAGAAAGGGAAAGTTTTACAAAAGGGTGTATAGCTTTAGATAATCCAAAATTAGAAGAGTTAGATAAAAGTATCGATTATGATAAGTCTATTTTATTGATTAGTGAAACGGTACCTAGAAAAGCATCTAGAAATGAGATAAGTGTTATTTTGTCTTCGATATATAAATGGAGAGATGCTTGGAAAAAATCTGACTTGGAAGAGTATTTAAGATTTTATTCTGATTCATTTAAAAGACATGATGGAATGGATTTAGAAAGATTTAGAAATTATAAAGAACGTATTTTTTCAAAAAAAGAGAAAAAAACAATTTTGTTTTCTAATATAAATATTGTACCTTATCCAAACGCTTTAAATAAGAACATGTTTAAAGTTATTATGGATGAAGATTATAAAACAAAATATTATACTTTTGTAGGAAAAAAAGAGCTATATATTGAAGTAAAAGATAATCAAATAAAAATCTTAGCTGAGGGTTAA
- a CDS encoding peptidoglycan DD-metalloendopeptidase family protein, producing MFKIILAFFLIITSLFSTEVKEAKWPMGETFLTFLDKYSIPQSLYFDLEKEDKELCSEITADRYFYLMENEDGTLNQVLIPISEEIQLHVYKDVDDTYKFETLPISYREYTETIAIPIMTSVSNELQQATGNAALAAHLKSIFKASVNFRRMQKGDFVAIEYTQKELLGKPFGQPEIKAAMIEVAGKKYYRFKNDDNDKYYDQTGKAFTKIYFFKIPLSYSRISSVFTKKRWHPVLKRYRAHLGTDFAAPRGRKIYAAGEGRVEFVGRRGGYGNTIIIRHPNGYKTLYAHQSRFRSGIKRGRWVKRGELIGYVGSTGLSSGPHLHLGVYRNGRALNPLKIIKKPEKIVLKGKAKRTFIANAKITIEKLNAVVADENRREATKLDRMASTSSLIPKEI from the coding sequence ATGTTTAAAATAATTCTCGCATTTTTTTTAATAATCACATCACTGTTTTCTACTGAAGTTAAAGAGGCTAAATGGCCAATGGGTGAAACATTTTTAACTTTTTTAGATAAATATTCAATTCCTCAAAGTTTATATTTTGATTTAGAAAAAGAGGATAAAGAGTTATGTTCAGAGATAACTGCCGATAGATATTTCTATTTAATGGAAAATGAAGATGGTACTCTTAATCAAGTATTAATCCCTATATCGGAAGAGATACAACTTCATGTATATAAAGACGTAGATGATACATATAAATTTGAAACTCTACCTATTAGTTATAGAGAATATACAGAAACAATAGCTATACCAATTATGACATCTGTATCAAATGAATTGCAACAAGCAACTGGAAATGCTGCACTAGCTGCTCATTTAAAATCAATATTTAAAGCTTCTGTTAACTTTAGAAGGATGCAAAAAGGTGATTTTGTCGCTATTGAATATACACAAAAAGAGTTATTAGGAAAACCTTTTGGACAACCAGAAATAAAAGCAGCAATGATTGAAGTTGCAGGGAAAAAATATTATAGATTTAAAAATGATGACAACGACAAATACTATGATCAAACTGGAAAAGCTTTTACAAAAATCTATTTTTTCAAAATACCTCTTTCTTATTCAAGAATATCAAGTGTTTTTACTAAAAAAAGATGGCATCCTGTTTTAAAAAGATATAGAGCTCACCTTGGTACAGACTTTGCAGCACCAAGAGGTAGAAAAATTTATGCTGCTGGAGAAGGAAGAGTTGAGTTTGTAGGAAGAAGAGGTGGATATGGAAATACTATTATCATAAGACACCCAAATGGATATAAAACATTGTATGCCCATCAAAGTAGATTTAGAAGTGGTATAAAAAGAGGAAGATGGGTAAAAAGGGGTGAATTAATTGGTTATGTTGGAAGTACAGGATTAAGTTCTGGTCCACATTTACACCTTGGTGTTTATAGAAACGGTAGAGCTCTAAACCCACTAAAAATAATTAAGAAACCAGAAAAAATTGTATTAAAAGGGAAAGCAAAACGTACATTTATTGCTAATGCAAAAATTACTATTGAAAAACTAAATGCAGTTGTAGCTGATGAAAATAGAAGAGAAGCTACAAAATTAGATAGAATGGCTTCAACAAGTAGTTTGATTCCTAAGGAGATTTGA
- the mgtE gene encoding magnesium transporter, whose amino-acid sequence MPIENAIKNPHELLENLNELHPSDIAYSLKKIENESEDDFFYVLKEIPDEILGEVILELPDNLRDDVYEHLTSQRLSDVVDELDSDDATDIIQEIEEFNEEKANEIIESLEEEDKHEINWLKRYHEDEAGSYMQTELFSAKLNETIQDSINRLRQGKETDELENIHQVYVINEDKKLIASILLEDLIIFDFNKTYEELLEEHDEIKFKPFVVHDKDHIDEVAKLVEKYDLNVVPVVGYHEVLVGRITSDDILDVIEENATEQMYQLAGVDDDFEHEDNLLTTAKKRAFWLFLNLATAILASLVIGLFDKTIEAYVALAILMPIVASMGGNAGTQTLAVMVRQLALGEIDFDNSKDAIKKEVFISLANGFIFAIVIGLIAWLWFSTALLGLVIALSMIINLFSAGFFGASIPLLLKKMEIDPAIGSTVLLTTVTDIVGFFSFLMLAKIILL is encoded by the coding sequence ATGCCAATTGAGAATGCTATAAAAAATCCACATGAGCTTTTAGAGAATCTAAATGAGCTTCATCCAAGTGATATAGCATACTCTTTAAAAAAAATAGAAAATGAATCTGAAGATGATTTCTTTTATGTTCTAAAAGAGATTCCAGATGAAATTCTTGGGGAAGTTATTCTTGAACTTCCCGATAACTTAAGGGATGATGTATATGAACATCTAACTTCACAAAGACTATCTGATGTAGTTGATGAACTTGATTCCGATGATGCTACAGATATTATTCAAGAGATTGAAGAATTTAATGAAGAAAAAGCCAATGAGATTATAGAAAGTCTTGAAGAAGAAGATAAGCATGAGATTAACTGGCTAAAAAGATACCATGAGGATGAAGCTGGTTCATATATGCAAACTGAGCTTTTTTCTGCAAAATTAAATGAAACAATACAAGATTCAATTAATAGATTACGTCAAGGGAAAGAGACAGATGAACTTGAAAATATTCATCAAGTTTATGTAATAAATGAAGATAAAAAACTTATTGCTTCAATTCTTTTAGAAGATTTGATAATTTTTGATTTTAATAAAACATACGAAGAGTTATTAGAAGAACATGATGAGATAAAATTTAAACCTTTTGTTGTTCATGATAAAGACCATATTGATGAAGTTGCAAAACTTGTTGAAAAATATGACCTAAATGTTGTGCCTGTTGTGGGTTATCATGAGGTTTTAGTAGGTAGAATTACAAGTGATGATATCTTAGATGTAATTGAAGAAAATGCAACTGAACAAATGTACCAATTAGCAGGGGTTGATGATGATTTTGAGCATGAAGACAATCTTCTAACAACAGCTAAAAAAAGAGCATTTTGGCTTTTTCTAAATCTGGCAACTGCTATTTTAGCCTCACTTGTTATTGGACTTTTTGATAAAACAATTGAAGCTTATGTTGCATTGGCTATTTTAATGCCAATAGTTGCATCTATGGGTGGAAATGCAGGAACTCAGACATTAGCCGTTATGGTAAGACAGTTAGCTCTTGGTGAGATTGATTTTGATAATAGTAAAGATGCAATAAAAAAAGAAGTTTTTATATCCTTGGCAAATGGGTTTATTTTTGCAATTGTAATTGGTCTTATAGCTTGGCTTTGGTTTAGTACAGCTTTATTAGGATTAGTAATTGCCCTTTCCATGATAATAAATCTTTTTAGTGCAGGTTTTTTTGGAGCTTCAATACCACTACTACTAAAAAAAATGGAGATAGACCCAGCAATAGGGAGTACAGTACTTCTAACTACAGTTACAGATATTGTTGGTTTTTTCAGTTTTCTTATGCTTGCAAAAATAATTCTTTTGTAA